In Myxococcus virescens, the genomic stretch GGGTGGCCACGTGGCACAGCGCGCAGCCCGCGTTGTTGAACAGCGTCTCACCGCGCAGCGCCGTGGCGTCGCTCAGGTCGCGGCGCGCCGGCACGCCTAGCAGGGAGATGTAGCGCGTGAGCTTGTCCAGCTCCGTGTTGTCCAGCTCGGTGCTGGTGCCGGTGCAACCCTGCTGCGACGGGCCGCAGTCCAGCGACGGGAACACGGAGGTGGTGACGCCGATGTCGCTGTTGAGGGCCTCGGCCACCTGGTGGCGGACCGTGGCGGTGCTGGCCTTCCAGCCGAAGCGGCCCAGGCGCGTCACGCCCGTCTGCGGGTCGCGCACCGGGTGCATGCGGCCGGAGATGCCGTCACCGTTGCTGTCGTTGGGGTCCGCCAGCGCGGCGATGGCCGACTCGGGGATGGCCTCCAGCAGGCCCATGCCCACCAGCTGCGGGGTGATGCGCGCCGAGTAGTTCGTGGGCGTGTTGTTGGTGAAGCCGTAGTTGGGCCGGCGCAGCTCGAACCGGGTGCCGTCCCCGTAGGTGCCGGAGCTGACGGTCCACCCGGTGATGCGGGCCTCGCCCTCGGGCGTGCCGCTGGTGCGGCGCGGCTGCAGCCGGTAGCCAAGGAACGGGTCGGCGGCGCCATTGGCCTGACCCACCTTCACCACGTAGCTCGTCAACGTCGTGTTGTTGCCCGGAGGCAGGGCGCGGCCATTCTGCACGTGGCAGGCGACGCAGGACGGGGCGACGTAGTTTGGGCCCAGCTTGCCCTGGTGCTGCGTGAGCGCGGGGTTCCCCGGCTCGGAGTGGCTGCCATCACCGAAGTGCGTGTGGTGGATGCGGCGGCCTTCCACGAAGGGCTGCGCGCTGACCGGCGCCAGGTTGTTGGCCATCTGCAGGAAGCGGTTGTCGGGTTCGTTGGACTGCGGCGAGCTCAGCGTGGTGCGGCCACCGCTCCAGCCCGCCTGCGGCATGGGGATGGAGTCCCGGATGGAACCCGTGACGTCGAAGGGCACCACGCCGCCCGAGCCGACCATGTAGAGGTACGTGGTGGCGTAGTAGTTGAAACGGCCTTCCACCGGTTGACGAAGGAAGACGCCCACCTCCAGCTCCATTCGGTCGCCCACGCGGATGGCGCGGCCTTCCTTGGCGTTGAAGTTGACGCTGGACGTGAAGTGACGGTCGTTCACCGGGGTGAACTGGGCGTTGTGGAAGTACTCCGCCACGGTGCCGAGCCCGCGGAAGAAGGCGCGGAAGTCAGGGCGCTCGTAGGGATAGACGGTGTGCAGGTTCACCGTGATGCGGTTGCCGCCCTTGGCGACCTCGTCGACGATCTCGATGTAGTGCGTGCGCGCCTGGAAGTAGAGGGGCAGGTAGTGGTCGTACGCCTGGAACATGTCCTCGCGCGCGTGGCGATCCCGGACCCGGTCGCCCACGCGGGTGATGATGGCGGAGGCCGTCTCCTGGACCGTGGCGGGCTCCAGCGGCGTGGACGTGGTGTACAGCGGGACGATGGGGCCCATGGGGGGCGTGCCCGCGTCCGTGGGCGGCGGCGGCGTGCCCGCGTCCGTGCCTGCATCCGGCGGGGGCGGAGGCGGGTTCGTGTCGGAGTGCGTGTAGCGCGTCCACGCCGTGTCACGGGCGCAGTTGCAGGACACGTCCCAGTACGTGAAGGCGTAGTCGATGGTTTCGCCCGCGGACAGGCCGGTCACCGTGTACTGGTTCCGGCCGTTGACGATGCCCATTCGATAGTTGAGCTGCCCCTGATTGTTGCGGACGTAGTGGATGTCCGCCCAGGCGTTGGTGTCGACGTAGAAGACGGCGGACGAGCCCGACGGCGTGACTCCAAAGGTGGCTGCGAACGCGTCGCCCACCAAGAGGGTTGCGACCAGTACGACAACGGCCATTCCTGCTGCTCTGTTGTCCATCGTTGTCCTCTCCAAGCGAACCACTCCGGGCGCGGATTGGGGAGATTCTCCATCGTCCGAAGGAAGTCCGATTCTGAGGCACGAGAGCGCGAATTCCTATGGAGTTCGTTAATTCGTACTAATCCTGTCGGGTCCGAGACGGAGTCTGGCAGGGCCTTCCTCGGTTGACGCGATGGGCCCGTTGTGGCGCGACGCGGAGCGTCGTGGATGGCGGAATCCGTTGCTCCTTCGCTGCGGGCATGGTGGATGCGAGGCAGGAGGGTGACCCTGGTACCGCTGGCGGTGACGACGAGCACGAAGGTGGACGCGGCGCTGGTGCGCGAGGCGCGGGCCGTGGCGGCGCGGTGGGGTGTGCCCTTCCTGGCTCGGCGCGCGAAGGAGAGCGTGGCGCCGTGGCTGGGGACGAAGGCGGCGGCGCTCTTGGTGGTGGGCGGTGACGGCGTGACGCTGTGGGACGCGGAGGGGTCGTTCGGGTTCCACGCGGGCATGGCGCACCTGCGGCGGATGCGGCTGCGGGCGGGGGAGCCGGATGCCTTCGTTCGGGTGGCGGAGCTTCGCGCCGGGGACTCGGTGCTGGACTGCACGCTGGGGCTGGCGCAGGACGCGATGGTGGCGTCGCTGGCGGTGGGGCCCTCGGGGCGCGTGGTGGGGCTGGAGCGGAGCCTGGCGCTGGGGGTGGTGGCGGGGGAGGGGCTGCGGCGCTATGCGCTGGGCGAGGACTCAGGGCCCATCGAAGTGGTGCACGCGGATGCGCGCGAGTACCTGAAGACGTTGCCGTCGCGCGCGTTCGACGTTGTCTTCTTCGATCCGATGTTCGCGAAGCCGCGCAAGTCACAGCCGGCGTTCGACATGCTGCGCCGCTTCGCGGAGCACGCGCCGCTGACGCAGGCGACGCTGGAGGAAGCCCGGCGCGTGGCGCGGCGGTGGGTGGTGGTGAAGGGCGCGAAGTACACGGACGACCTTCGCAAGCTGGGCCTGGAGGACGAGCCCGGCTCGCGCTTCACCGACGTCATCTGGGGCCGCGTGGGGCCCTCCGTCGAGCCGTGAGGGCCGTTATCACGGCTGCGCGGTGGTGCCTCCCATTCGCGGCGTCCACAACAGGCCCAGGTCCAAGGGGAGGACCTCGAACGGCTCCGCGTTCACGGTGACGTTCCCCGTGAACAACTGGCTCCGGACCCAGCTCGTGGTCCCACGCCGGTAGACCTCCAGGGACTGGCGCACGGGGTCGATGAGCCACATGCTCGCAACGCCTTCGCGGAAGTACAGCGGCATCTTTCGGACCCGGTCCAGGCTTCGCGTGGAGGGGGACAGGACTTCGCACAGCCAATCTGGCGCAGTGCTGATCCAGGGCAGCTCGGGGTCTGGGGGCTCTGGCAGCCTCTCGCGGCGCCACCCGGCCATGTCGGGCACCACCACATCGCGAGCCAGATGGAGTTCAGGTTCCACCAGGAACCACCAGCTCCCAGGCCCCTCATGTGAGAGTTCGAAGGCATGCGCGAGGAGGCTCGTCAGCCGGGCGGCAGCGCGCAGGTGCCCGTAGGCGGGCCTGGGCGAGGCGTACAGCGAGTCATCGACGATTTCTCCGACCCAGCCGACCGGAAGCTGCTCGATGTCCTCGTAGGTCGCTGGTTTCCGATTCTTGCCCCTGCTCATGCCCACACCTCGCCGTGAATGGAACCTGTGAGGTCCTCAAGGTAGCACCCGACCTCCAGGGGTGACTACCTGACAGGTTCCCATCCTACGGGAGGGTCTGACACGTCGTATGAGGCCTACTCGTTCCCTGCGCCCTTCGGAGGGCCTTCGCTGCCCATCGGGGACAGCCGGGCGGACAGGGCTCCGGCCTGCTCGTGGGCCATCTTGTCCCGCGGTGAGCGGTAGTACTGCATGGGCGAATGGTGCAGGAAGTTCGACACCCGGCTCGTGTACAGACAGGCGTACTGCTCCACCTGGTAGCCAAAGCGGCTGTTCTCGTTGCCTTCCTTGAAGAGCAGGCCCCAGTACGGATTGAAGCCTTCCTCCACGTCCTGCTCGAGCGTGTCCGCGACCTCGTTGGCCTCTTTCAAGGCCCGCCGCATCCGGTCCAGCTCCGCCTTCGTCTGCTTGCGGAGTTCCTCCACGCCCAGCCGCTCGTCCGGTGCCAGCTGTTCTCGCTCCAGCCGCCGATCCAGGATGTTGAGCAGCGTCTTGTGGTGGTTCACCTCGTCGTCCAGGCGCTCGCGGAGCACCTCCACCTGCGACAGCGTTCCAATCTCCTCCTGCCGCGTCGCCGTGTACGTGATTTCGTCCTCAATCTCCTGGACCACCATGCACGTGCGCCACAGCGACGACTTCTTCGACTTCAGGATGTCGCCGTAGATGTGGTCGCCCACGTACAGGATGTTCTCGCCCCGGAAGCCCGTCAGCTCCTCGAAGCGCGCCAGGTTGCCGCCCGAGTACACCTTGCCGCGCTCCAGCGAAGTGGCCTCGCCCACCACGCGGCCCTCCTCCGTGGAGGCATCCAGCTCCAGGAAGGGGTGCGAGTCGGTGAAGAAGCCCGGCTTGCCCGCCGACGTCACCACCACGTCGAAGTAGTTCCTCCAGCTCGGGTACTCCGCGAGCTGCCCGTCCAGGAGGTACTTCATCACCGCGTCCGTGTAGTCCCACGCGGAGTTCGTCAGCAGGAACAGCCGCTTCCCACCCGAGCGCAGCTTGTGCAACGCCGGCCCCAGCTCCGGGTCCAGGAACACGTAGCGCGCCAGGTCCTTGCGCACCTCGCGCTTGAGCGAGTTGTCCCGGTGCACCGTGTCGATGGCCTCCCGGATGTCGTCGTACAGCTTGCCGTACTGGACCGTGTGCCCCAGCGACTCCAGCAACTCGATGATGCCCGCGAACAGGCACGTCTCCGGCAGCGCGAACAACGTGTCGTTCCACGCGAACTGCGGGTTGCGCAGCCGCACGCGCTTGTTCCGGTACAGCTCGCGCGAGATCTCGCGCTTCAGCGGGCGCAGCCCGTGGTACGCGCGGCCCACGTGGCCGAAGCGGTCCATCTTCAGGATGTTGCCGTTGACGCGGTCCACCGCCAGCCCGCGCATCACGAAGTGATGGTCGTACAGCAGCCCGCCCACCACCGGCGGATAGCCGTACTCACTCACCAGCTTCGCCAGCGTCATGTCGAACGACAGCTGCTCCAGCCGGCGCATGTGATAGATGGCCAACGTGTAATCCATGTCGAAGCCGAACAGCTCGACACTGGCCATGCGCAGGTTGCGGTTGACGAAGATGTCCCGCGCCCGCTGCACCACCACCCGGCGCTCGCGGGGGGACGTGAGCAGCCGCGTGAGCTCCTCGTCGGCGAGCAGACCATCGGCTCGCTGCGCGGCGTCCTCGGCGCGGGCTCGATTGAGGGGAGAACGGAAGCTCCCGTGAAGCGGGTCCGACGCGGGCCCACCCGGGATGGGACGGAACGGGGAAAGTGATGGTGCCAAGGGACTCAGACACATAACACGCGTGTGGGTGGCCCGGCTCTTACCTTGCGGGGTTTGGAGCCGGCATGGCACGCTTCGGGGTCTGCGATGCGCTCGCCCACCCGACGACAGCCCTCGGAGGCCCCCGAGGCGGTTCAAGCTCGCCTGTCCGCCCGGATCGCCGCGCTCGAAGATCGGGTTCGCCGCCTGGAGGCCCGGTTGCGTCTGAAAGTCGCCGCCACCGAGCCCGCCGCGCGAAGAACCGCCCAGCGTGCGGCCGAGCGTCCGGCCCGGGCCCGTCCCCGCTGCCCGGGGTGCACGCTGGAGCTGCCGCGTGGCCGCCGCGGTGAGTCGTGCGTGTGGTGTGGTTTCGTCTTTTCCGCCGTCATGCGGCGACGTCCGGCGCGAAAGAAGCGATGACCGCCACGTACCGGCTGACGGGCAAGGTGGAAGGCGGGGAGCTGGCCGAGCTGTATCAGGGCATCGAGCTTCCCGGCATCCCCGTGGTGGTGAAGCTCTTCCACCCCAGGACGTCCGATCCGGCCTACGCCCATGACCTGGCGGAGACGACGCGGCTGCTCCAGCCCGTGCGGCACCCGGGCATCCTCCACGTCGTGGACCTGGGCGTCATCCGCCAGCGCCTGGCCGTGGTCCGCGAGGACGTGGACGGCTTCACCCTGGGCACCGCGCTCCAGCGCCTGCACTCCAAGGACGTGGTGCTGCCGCCCACCGTGGCGCTCCACATCATCATCCAGCTCCTGGAGGCCCTGCATCAGGCGCACGAGGCGGGCGTGGTGCACGGCGCCATCACCCCGGGCAACGTGGTGCTGTCGCATGACGGCCTGCCCGCGGTGTGCGACTTCGGCGCGCTGCGCGCCCTCATGGCCGTGCCCCAGCTGCGCAAGTCGTTTGGCCACCGGGGCCGCGGCACGTACCGCGCGCCGGAGGTCACGCGGGGCGAGCCGCACTCCGCGCAGTCGGACATCTACTCGCTCGGCGCCATCGCCTACGAGCTGCTCACCCAGCGTGAGCCCGTGGTGCCCGGCAGCGGCGGGGTGTCCACGCGGCGCAGCGAGGCGTTGCCGCCGCCCAGCCGCGTGGACCGGCGCATCAATTCACGGTTGGACCCGATCATCCTCCGCGCACTGGAGCCTACGCCCCAGCGCCGCTTCCGCTCCTGTGGCGAGTTCGCCACGTCGCTTCGCAATCAGCTCACGGCCAGCGGCGGCATGCCCTCGGCGGACGACGTCCGCCGCTTCGTGCGGGAGCTGTTCCCCAACGAGATGAGCCTCGTCAGCTCGGGGCCCCCGCCGTTCAAGGAGCCCTTCACGCTGGAGCCCATCTCCGGCGCGGAGATGGACGACCTGCGCGCGGAGGAGCTCGAGAAGTCCGTGGTTCAGCGAGCCCCATACAGCCGCGCGCTGACCGAGGACGAGGCCAACGCGGAGACGCAGCAGGCCTCCGAGCCCGCGTTCGAGGAGTACCGCCCGGAGTTGTACGAGCGGGACGTGGCGGACGTGGCCACGCGGGTGCGGGCACCCTCGCGCGCGTCCGCCTCCGACTCCACCTCCGCGCCAGGAGAGGACACCGGGCCCGCTCCCGCCGGACCGCTGGAGCAGGGGTGGGAAGCGCCGCCCGGCGCGGCTCCGCCGAAGCCTCGCCGCCAGCAGTCGTCGGTGGGGGGAGGGAGCGGCCACACCCGCATCGGGAGAAACCCGCGCCTCAAGGTCGTGGAGGACTTCTCCGCGCCCGAGCCGTCCGCGGATGACGAGGGCTCGGTCTCCGTCTCCGCGCCAGGTCGCCGCGGCGCCCGGATCCGCCGCGCCCCCGTGGAGGCCAAGGGGCCCAAGACGATTCCGGACGTGTTGCCCGCGGTGCAGCCAGCCTCGGCGCGAGCGCGTGACGACATCGCGATGCCGCCGTCCGATCCGGCGTTGCCTTC encodes the following:
- a CDS encoding di-heme oxidoredictase family protein, with translation MAVVVLVATLLVGDAFAATFGVTPSGSSAVFYVDTNAWADIHYVRNNQGQLNYRMGIVNGRNQYTVTGLSAGETIDYAFTYWDVSCNCARDTAWTRYTHSDTNPPPPPPDAGTDAGTPPPPTDAGTPPMGPIVPLYTTSTPLEPATVQETASAIITRVGDRVRDRHAREDMFQAYDHYLPLYFQARTHYIEIVDEVAKGGNRITVNLHTVYPYERPDFRAFFRGLGTVAEYFHNAQFTPVNDRHFTSSVNFNAKEGRAIRVGDRMELEVGVFLRQPVEGRFNYYATTYLYMVGSGGVVPFDVTGSIRDSIPMPQAGWSGGRTTLSSPQSNEPDNRFLQMANNLAPVSAQPFVEGRRIHHTHFGDGSHSEPGNPALTQHQGKLGPNYVAPSCVACHVQNGRALPPGNNTTLTSYVVKVGQANGAADPFLGYRLQPRRTSGTPEGEARITGWTVSSGTYGDGTRFELRRPNYGFTNNTPTNYSARITPQLVGMGLLEAIPESAIAALADPNDSNGDGISGRMHPVRDPQTGVTRLGRFGWKASTATVRHQVAEALNSDIGVTTSVFPSLDCGPSQQGCTGTSTELDNTELDKLTRYISLLGVPARRDLSDATALRGETLFNNAGCALCHVATLTTSEFHPHAELRGQTIRPYTDLLLHDMGAGLADNLPDGQATGAEWRTPPLWGIGLTAGVSGGEAYLHDGRARNLAEAILWHGGEGLAARNNFANMNSADRNALLAFLRSL
- a CDS encoding class I SAM-dependent methyltransferase — its product is MARRGASWMAESVAPSLRAWWMRGRRVTLVPLAVTTSTKVDAALVREARAVAARWGVPFLARRAKESVAPWLGTKAAALLVVGGDGVTLWDAEGSFGFHAGMAHLRRMRLRAGEPDAFVRVAELRAGDSVLDCTLGLAQDAMVASLAVGPSGRVVGLERSLALGVVAGEGLRRYALGEDSGPIEVVHADAREYLKTLPSRAFDVVFFDPMFAKPRKSQPAFDMLRRFAEHAPLTQATLEEARRVARRWVVVKGAKYTDDLRKLGLEDEPGSRFTDVIWGRVGPSVEP
- a CDS encoding Uma2 family endonuclease, with amino-acid sequence MSRGKNRKPATYEDIEQLPVGWVGEIVDDSLYASPRPAYGHLRAAARLTSLLAHAFELSHEGPGSWWFLVEPELHLARDVVVPDMAGWRRERLPEPPDPELPWISTAPDWLCEVLSPSTRSLDRVRKMPLYFREGVASMWLIDPVRQSLEVYRRGTTSWVRSQLFTGNVTVNAEPFEVLPLDLGLLWTPRMGGTTAQP
- a CDS encoding HAD-IG family 5'-nucleotidase — protein: MCLSPLAPSLSPFRPIPGGPASDPLHGSFRSPLNRARAEDAAQRADGLLADEELTRLLTSPRERRVVVQRARDIFVNRNLRMASVELFGFDMDYTLAIYHMRRLEQLSFDMTLAKLVSEYGYPPVVGGLLYDHHFVMRGLAVDRVNGNILKMDRFGHVGRAYHGLRPLKREISRELYRNKRVRLRNPQFAWNDTLFALPETCLFAGIIELLESLGHTVQYGKLYDDIREAIDTVHRDNSLKREVRKDLARYVFLDPELGPALHKLRSGGKRLFLLTNSAWDYTDAVMKYLLDGQLAEYPSWRNYFDVVVTSAGKPGFFTDSHPFLELDASTEEGRVVGEATSLERGKVYSGGNLARFEELTGFRGENILYVGDHIYGDILKSKKSSLWRTCMVVQEIEDEITYTATRQEEIGTLSQVEVLRERLDDEVNHHKTLLNILDRRLEREQLAPDERLGVEELRKQTKAELDRMRRALKEANEVADTLEQDVEEGFNPYWGLLFKEGNENSRFGYQVEQYACLYTSRVSNFLHHSPMQYYRSPRDKMAHEQAGALSARLSPMGSEGPPKGAGNE
- a CDS encoding serine/threonine-protein kinase, translating into MTATYRLTGKVEGGELAELYQGIELPGIPVVVKLFHPRTSDPAYAHDLAETTRLLQPVRHPGILHVVDLGVIRQRLAVVREDVDGFTLGTALQRLHSKDVVLPPTVALHIIIQLLEALHQAHEAGVVHGAITPGNVVLSHDGLPAVCDFGALRALMAVPQLRKSFGHRGRGTYRAPEVTRGEPHSAQSDIYSLGAIAYELLTQREPVVPGSGGVSTRRSEALPPPSRVDRRINSRLDPIILRALEPTPQRRFRSCGEFATSLRNQLTASGGMPSADDVRRFVRELFPNEMSLVSSGPPPFKEPFTLEPISGAEMDDLRAEELEKSVVQRAPYSRALTEDEANAETQQASEPAFEEYRPELYERDVADVATRVRAPSRASASDSTSAPGEDTGPAPAGPLEQGWEAPPGAAPPKPRRQQSSVGGGSGHTRIGRNPRLKVVEDFSAPEPSADDEGSVSVSAPGRRGARIRRAPVEAKGPKTIPDVLPAVQPASARARDDIAMPPSDPALPSTSDVHRRLVSAEQRLSVAQHRYGRRLGIAAAIAGVGLVTFLVAAWQLGGDSAPAPEEAPREAQVEATPVGPPPAMPIAPPSPPVPARPPPPAPEAASRGGEEDAAPEPKPPPKSQRAYVTITTNVPASVYVDGTRLSRRTPLNRYPVKAGTRRIKLVSVATGEPKELDLRIKRGQHLKVLVDSFTSPRR